Proteins found in one Balaenoptera acutorostrata chromosome 17, mBalAcu1.1, whole genome shotgun sequence genomic segment:
- the FAM110B gene encoding protein FAM110B, which translates to MPTESLQTGSMVKPVSPAGTFTSAVPLRILNKGPDYFRRQAEPNPKRLSAVERLEADKAKYVKSQEVINAKQEPVKPAVLAKPPVCPGAKRALGSPTLKGFGGGAKSEGGAPRETLKLEILKNILNSSEGSSAGSGHKHGARNWPAPRADAPELHRHSFAESLRVRATPGRGSPQEGGSHVGRRPLEPAAADAFLHVSHSSSDIRKVTGAKPLKAIPCSSSAPPLPPKPKVAAPAAVRSPEAEAAEPACGVGRRPSLQRSKSDLSDRYFRVDADVERFFNYCGLDPEELETLGMENFARANSDIISLNFRSASMISSDCEQSQDSNSDLRNDDSANDRVPYGISAIERNARIIKWLYSIKQARESQKVSHV; encoded by the coding sequence ATGCCCACGGAGAGCCTACAGACAGGTAGCATGGTGAAGCCGGTCAGCCCCGCCGGCACCTTCACGTCGGCCGTGCCCCTGCGCATCCTCAACAAGGGGCCCGACTACTTTCGCCGGCAGGCGGAGCCCAACCCCAAGCGACTCAGCGCCGTGGAGCGGCTGGAGGCCGACAAGGCCAAGTACGTCAAGAGCCAGGAGGTCATCAACGCCAAGCAGGAGCCCGTGAAGCCGGCCGTGCTGGCCAAGCCCCCCGTGTGCCCGGGCGCCAAGCGCGCGCTCGGCAGCCCCACGCTCAAGGGCTTCGGCGGCGGCGCCAAGAGCGAGGGCGGCGCGCCGCGCGAGACCCTGAAGCTCGAGATCCTCAAGAACATCCTCAACAGCTCGGAGGGCTCGAGCGCGGGCTCGGGCCACAAGCACGGCGCGCGGAACTGGCCGGCGCCGCGCGCCGACGCGCCCGAGCTGCACCGGCACTCGTTCGCCGAGTCGCTGCGCGTGCGCGCCACGCCGGGCCGCGGCAGCCCGCAGGAGGGCGGCTCGCACGTGGGCCGGCGGCCGCTCGAGCCCGCCGCCGCCGACGCCTTCCTGCACGTGTCGCACAGCTCCTCGGACATCCGCAAGGTGACGGGCGCCAAGCCCCTGAAGGCCATCCCCTGCAGCAGCTCCGCGCCGCCGCTGCCCCCCAAGCCCAAGGTCGCCGCCCCGGCCGCGGTCAGGTCCCCCGAGGCCGAGGCGGCCGAGCCGGCCTGCGGGGTGGGCCGGAGACCCTCGCTCCAGCGGTCCAAGTCGGACCTGAGCGACAGGTACTTCCGGGTGGACGCCGACGTGGAGCGCTTCTTCAACTACTGCGGACTGGACCCCGAGGAGCTGGAAACCCTGGGCATGGAGAACTTCGCCCGCGCCAACTCCGACATCATCTCCCTCAACTTCCGCAGCGCCAGCATGATCAGTTCAGACTGTGAACAGTCCCAGGACAGCAACAGTGACCTTAGAAACGATGACAGTGCCAATGACCGGGTGCCCTATGGCATCTCCGCGATCGAGAGAAACGCTCGCATCATCAAGTGGTTGTATAGCATCAAACAAGCCAGAGAGTCGCAGAAGGTGTCCCACGTGTAA